A genomic window from Flavobacterium phycosphaerae includes:
- a CDS encoding SPFH domain-containing protein, whose translation MTSILDFWWVFVLVLSILLYKFVLRVFFGMVIVPEDKIGLVTKKFVLLGTDKSLPDGRIIATKGEAGYQAQTLAPGLYWGKWIWQYAIDMSPFTIIPEGKIGLVLSKDGKEIPTGRILARKVDSDNFQDATAFLNNGGQKGRQTAFITTGSYRINTFLFEIVMADQVKIFENQVGVVTALDGEPIPQGQIAGKFVDNHNNFQDFDSFLEQGGNRGLQPQVMLAGSYYINTWAIQIEQNPMTDVPIGYVGVVISYIGEDGQDVTGEHFKHGNIVSKGQRGVWMEPLGPGKYALNKYTTKLEAVPTTNLVLNWADARSEAHNLDHNLSTITVRSKDGFPFNLDVSQIIHVPANEAPKVIARFGSMTNLVSQVLEPTIGNYFRNSAQESDVISFLSTRKERQESAKNHIKVVLDEYNVNAVDTLIGDIVPPDSLMKTLTDRKIAEEEQKTYQTQKMAQEQRQGMEKETAIADMQKEIVRASQSVEIAQRTADATVKKAEGDATSLKLNVNAEAEATKMRAQAEAEATKARAGAQAEATKLNASAEAEKISKTGLAEAEKIMAIGKSTAEAYQLQVSAMGGDNFTKYKITEEIGKGNIKVIPDVLISGANGSEGGISGLLGMKLMEMMDTKNDTEISKKK comes from the coding sequence ATGACATCAATTCTAGATTTTTGGTGGGTATTCGTACTGGTACTATCCATCCTTCTTTACAAATTCGTTTTACGTGTATTCTTCGGAATGGTTATCGTTCCTGAAGATAAAATTGGTTTAGTAACGAAAAAATTCGTGCTTTTAGGCACCGATAAATCATTACCGGATGGTCGTATTATTGCTACCAAAGGAGAAGCCGGTTACCAAGCACAAACATTAGCTCCGGGTTTATATTGGGGAAAATGGATATGGCAATATGCTATTGATATGAGTCCGTTTACCATCATTCCGGAAGGTAAAATCGGATTAGTATTAAGTAAAGACGGTAAAGAAATCCCAACGGGACGAATTTTAGCTCGAAAAGTAGACAGCGACAACTTCCAAGACGCTACTGCCTTCTTAAATAACGGTGGACAAAAAGGACGTCAAACCGCTTTTATTACTACCGGTTCGTATCGTATCAATACTTTTTTATTCGAAATTGTAATGGCCGATCAAGTGAAAATATTTGAAAACCAAGTGGGCGTCGTTACGGCGCTTGACGGAGAACCGATTCCGCAAGGACAAATTGCAGGTAAGTTTGTAGATAATCACAACAACTTTCAAGACTTTGACTCGTTCCTTGAACAAGGCGGTAACCGTGGTTTACAACCTCAGGTGATGCTTGCCGGTTCTTATTACATCAATACATGGGCTATTCAGATAGAACAAAACCCGATGACCGATGTGCCTATCGGATATGTGGGTGTCGTAATCTCTTACATTGGAGAAGACGGACAAGACGTAACCGGTGAACACTTTAAACACGGGAATATCGTTTCAAAAGGACAAAGAGGTGTTTGGATGGAGCCGCTGGGACCGGGTAAATATGCTTTAAACAAATATACTACCAAATTAGAAGCTGTTCCGACTACGAATTTAGTGTTGAACTGGGCCGATGCACGAAGTGAAGCCCATAATTTAGACCACAATTTATCAACTATTACAGTGCGTTCTAAAGATGGTTTCCCTTTTAACCTTGACGTATCACAAATCATTCACGTACCGGCTAATGAAGCTCCGAAAGTAATTGCTCGTTTTGGTAGTATGACCAATTTGGTGTCGCAAGTATTAGAACCAACTATCGGTAACTACTTCCGTAACTCGGCACAAGAAAGTGATGTGATTTCGTTCTTGAGTACCCGAAAAGAAAGACAAGAATCAGCTAAGAATCACATCAAAGTGGTTTTAGATGAATACAACGTAAATGCTGTTGATACCCTAATTGGTGACATCGTACCACCTGATTCTTTAATGAAAACATTGACAGACCGAAAAATTGCCGAAGAGGAACAAAAAACCTATCAGACGCAAAAAATGGCACAAGAGCAACGTCAAGGAATGGAGAAAGAGACAGCGATTGCCGACATGCAGAAAGAAATTGTACGCGCTTCACAAAGTGTTGAAATTGCGCAACGTACTGCTGATGCTACCGTTAAGAAAGCAGAAGGAGATGCAACCAGTTTGAAATTGAATGTAAATGCTGAAGCCGAAGCTACTAAAATGAGAGCACAAGCTGAAGCAGAAGCTACCAAAGCAAGAGCCGGTGCTCAGGCAGAAGCTACCAAATTAAATGCGAGTGCGGAAGCCGAAAAAATCTCGAAAACCGGTTTGGCAGAAGCTGAAAAAATCATGGCCATCGGTAAGTCGACAGCTGAGGCTTATCAATTGCAGGTTTCCGCTATGGGTGGTGACAACTTTACTAAATACAAAATCACAGAAGAAATTGGTAAAGGCAACATTAAAGTGATTCCTGATGTATTAATTTCAGGAGCTAACGGTTCAGAGGGCGGTATCAGTGGATTATTAGGCATGAAACTCATGGAAATGATGGATACAAAAAATGACACCGAAATCTCTAAGAAAAAATAA
- a CDS encoding DEAD/DEAH box helicase, protein MSTFEQFNLPKSLQKAIDTLGLTTPTPIQEKSFSVIMSGRDVMGIAQTGTGKTFAYLLPILKQWKFVATDTPRVVILVPTRELVVQVAAEVEKLTQFMSVRTLGVYGGVNINTQKKAVYSGVDVLVGTPGRIMDLALDNVIRFDSLQKLIIDEFDEILNLGFRTQVTSILTMIKTKRQNILFSATMTDEVDEMLEEYFEFPEEVSLAPSGTPLEQIEQLGYRVPNFLTKVNLVLELLKDEAFERVLLFVNNKKTADLLAEKIDEVYPDQFGTIHSNKSQNYRLQTMATFQAGEIRGIVTTDVMARGLDISDITHVINVEFPEIPEQYIHRIGRTGRADKSGIAISLISPREEEIQIEAEVLMEKEIAFSPLPDTVVIAERLLEWEKDKKKQMKFLLKKPKLEGGASFHEKIEKNKKVNLGGPSKTKKKTGTSVNRNILKNRAAKRKKK, encoded by the coding sequence ATGAGCACTTTCGAGCAATTCAATCTTCCAAAATCACTGCAAAAAGCCATCGACACTTTAGGGCTTACCACCCCTACTCCCATTCAGGAAAAATCGTTTTCGGTAATTATGTCGGGTCGCGATGTAATGGGAATTGCTCAAACCGGTACCGGTAAAACCTTTGCCTACTTACTGCCCATCTTAAAACAATGGAAATTTGTAGCGACCGATACGCCAAGAGTAGTAATTTTGGTGCCCACCCGTGAGTTAGTAGTACAAGTAGCTGCCGAAGTCGAAAAACTAACCCAATTCATGTCGGTCAGAACCCTGGGCGTCTATGGGGGTGTCAATATCAATACTCAAAAAAAAGCCGTTTACAGCGGAGTGGATGTATTAGTAGGAACACCGGGACGTATCATGGATTTGGCTTTAGACAATGTCATTCGTTTTGACAGCTTGCAAAAATTAATCATTGATGAGTTTGATGAAATATTAAACTTAGGGTTTCGCACACAAGTGACTTCTATCCTCACGATGATTAAAACCAAACGCCAAAACATCCTCTTTTCCGCTACAATGACCGACGAAGTAGATGAAATGCTGGAAGAGTATTTTGAATTTCCCGAAGAAGTCTCATTAGCGCCAAGCGGAACTCCTTTGGAACAAATTGAACAATTGGGGTATCGTGTGCCCAACTTTTTAACGAAGGTGAATTTGGTACTCGAATTACTCAAAGACGAAGCTTTTGAAAGAGTACTGCTTTTTGTAAACAATAAAAAAACAGCCGATTTACTGGCCGAAAAAATAGACGAAGTCTACCCTGACCAATTCGGAACCATTCACTCCAATAAGTCACAGAATTACCGCTTGCAAACCATGGCAACATTCCAAGCCGGCGAAATTAGAGGTATCGTTACCACAGATGTAATGGCACGAGGATTGGATATTTCCGATATTACCCATGTAATCAACGTAGAGTTCCCCGAAATTCCCGAACAATACATTCACCGTATCGGTAGAACCGGTCGTGCCGATAAATCAGGGATTGCCATCAGTTTAATAAGCCCAAGAGAAGAAGAAATTCAGATTGAGGCAGAAGTACTGATGGAAAAAGAAATAGCATTCTCTCCCCTACCTGATACCGTTGTCATTGCTGAGCGTTTGTTAGAATGGGAAAAAGACAAAAAGAAACAAATGAAGTTCTTATTGAAAAAACCAAAACTGGAAGGTGGCGCGTCTTTTCATGAAAAAATAGAAAAAAACAAAAAAGTAAACTTGGGCGGTCCCTCAAAAACCAAGAAAAAAACAGGTACATCGGTCAACCGAAATATACTGAAAAACAGAGCCGCCAAAAGAAAGAAGAAATAA
- a CDS encoding vWA domain-containing protein, translated as MQFKHPEILYFLFLLVIPILVHLFQLRRFKKEYFTNVQFLKELSIQTRKSSTIKKWLLLLTRLLLLACLILAFAQPFFTAIDSKKATNEMYIILDNSYSMQAKGKKGELLKRAVQDLLEHTPETQNFSLITNTETYWNTDIKAVQKDLQDLKYSATSFRLDNLIAKVNARKSAFNKDIIVITDAVGLETNQTKSFRKEDNVYFIIPQAEQKNNVAIDSVYIQQTLDSFYEIGVKLAANGEDFNDVPIALYNQNKLIAKTLINFEINTKTINFTIPKEDFHGYVAITDKGLAYDNTYYFSISKPSKTNVISIGDTDKSNFLSRIYTADEFAYANYPIANLDYNLLEKQDAIVLNEVKEIPQALQTTLKSFVNKGGNLVVIPAQESNATAMNSFLANFGALQLKTAGLTEKKVTKINFNHPLFSTVFEKKIDNFQYPSTKTSFEISSTTPSILTYEDQSAFLTSLPNPLSSVYVFAAAINKSNSNFQNSPLIVPTFYNMAQSSQKTGVNAMIIGESQPFVVTTAVAKDEILTVKNNTESFIPVQQLLNTKMKMTFNDNPAEAGNFGIFNGENLVQNISFNYSRTESNLSLANADAAANFKEIDDLETVFNTIQTDRTDTQIWKWFVMLTLLFLALELLIQKFVK; from the coding sequence ATGCAATTCAAACACCCGGAAATCCTTTATTTTCTTTTCTTATTGGTTATCCCAATTCTGGTACACTTGTTTCAATTGCGTCGTTTCAAGAAAGAATACTTCACCAACGTACAATTCCTAAAAGAACTTTCAATACAAACCCGCAAGAGCTCTACCATCAAGAAATGGCTGTTGCTTTTAACCCGCTTACTCCTTCTTGCCTGCTTAATCCTGGCGTTTGCCCAACCTTTTTTCACGGCTATCGACAGCAAAAAAGCTACTAACGAAATGTATATCATTCTAGACAATTCGTATAGCATGCAAGCCAAAGGCAAAAAAGGTGAACTGCTCAAGCGGGCCGTTCAAGACCTATTAGAACACACACCGGAAACCCAGAACTTCTCCTTAATCACCAATACCGAAACCTATTGGAACACGGATATTAAAGCCGTTCAAAAGGATTTACAAGATTTAAAATACAGCGCAACCTCTTTTAGATTAGACAATTTAATTGCCAAAGTAAATGCTCGAAAATCAGCCTTCAACAAAGATATTATTGTAATTACCGATGCAGTAGGCTTAGAAACCAATCAAACCAAAAGCTTCCGTAAAGAAGACAACGTATATTTCATCATACCGCAAGCTGAGCAAAAAAACAATGTGGCTATCGACAGCGTTTACATTCAGCAAACTCTGGACAGTTTTTATGAAATTGGAGTAAAACTTGCGGCAAATGGAGAAGATTTTAACGATGTACCCATTGCACTATACAATCAAAACAAACTCATTGCCAAAACGCTTATTAATTTTGAAATCAACACTAAGACTATAAACTTCACCATTCCGAAAGAAGATTTTCATGGTTATGTTGCCATCACTGATAAAGGATTAGCGTATGACAACACCTATTATTTCAGCATTTCCAAACCAAGTAAAACCAATGTAATCAGCATAGGCGATACTGATAAAAGTAATTTTCTGTCCCGAATTTACACAGCAGATGAGTTTGCTTATGCCAATTATCCGATAGCCAATTTAGATTATAACTTACTCGAAAAACAAGATGCTATTGTACTGAATGAAGTAAAAGAGATTCCGCAGGCTTTACAAACCACCTTAAAATCATTCGTAAATAAAGGAGGTAACTTAGTAGTCATCCCCGCTCAGGAAAGTAACGCAACAGCTATGAACTCGTTCTTGGCCAACTTTGGGGCTCTTCAATTAAAAACGGCAGGGCTAACTGAAAAAAAAGTCACCAAAATCAATTTCAATCATCCGCTCTTCAGTACTGTTTTCGAAAAGAAAATTGATAACTTCCAATACCCATCAACTAAAACTTCATTTGAAATAAGCAGTACCACACCGTCTATTTTGACTTATGAAGACCAAAGTGCTTTCTTAACTTCGTTACCCAACCCATTATCCTCTGTCTATGTTTTTGCAGCAGCGATAAATAAATCGAATAGCAATTTCCAAAATTCTCCGCTAATCGTGCCTACGTTTTACAATATGGCACAAAGTAGTCAGAAAACAGGCGTTAACGCAATGATTATTGGCGAAAGTCAGCCTTTTGTGGTAACCACAGCGGTAGCTAAAGATGAAATATTGACGGTAAAAAACAATACTGAAAGTTTCATTCCGGTACAGCAGTTGTTGAATACCAAAATGAAAATGACTTTCAATGACAATCCCGCAGAAGCCGGAAATTTTGGTATCTTTAATGGCGAAAATTTGGTGCAAAACATAAGCTTTAATTACAGCCGTACCGAAAGTAACTTGTCGTTAGCCAATGCCGATGCCGCAGCAAACTTCAAAGAAATTGACGATTTAGAAACGGTTTTCAACACCATACAAACCGACCGAACTGATACGCAAATCTGGAAATGGTTTGTGATGCTAACCCTACTCTTTTTAGCCTTAGAATTGCTCATTCAAAAATTTGTAAAATGA
- a CDS encoding dihydroorotase: MNLIIRKATVVDPKSPYHQQTVDLKITNGSIEEIGTSILNIDTHQEFQHEGLHISPGWFDTSVSLGEPGFEDRETIAHGLEVAAKSGFTGIALQPNSYPVIDNQSQVHFVKQKAANAATDLYPIGALTKGSEGKDLAELFDMKNAGAVAFGDYTKSLANANLLKIGLQYVQDFDGLVLAFCQDENIKGNGVANEGIVSTRLGLKGIPNLAEELIVARNLFLLEYTGGKMHIPTISTAKSVALIKEAKAKGLKVTCSVAVHHLVLTDEKLEGFDTRYKVTPPLRNEEDRKALVAGVLDNTIDCITSDHNPMDIEHKKMEFDLAKNGTIGLESTFSALLTVLPLDKVIEKLTFGKSILTIENENIKEKNKASLSLFQIDSNWTFSKDNILSKSKNSAFLGHQMKGRAIGIYNNGKLVLA, from the coding sequence ATGAATCTAATCATTCGAAAAGCAACCGTTGTAGATCCAAAAAGTCCATACCATCAACAAACCGTTGATTTAAAAATTACGAACGGAAGTATTGAAGAAATAGGCACTTCTATACTGAATATTGATACCCATCAGGAATTTCAGCACGAAGGTTTACACATTTCACCGGGATGGTTTGACACCAGTGTTTCTTTAGGAGAACCGGGCTTTGAAGACAGAGAAACCATAGCCCACGGACTTGAAGTAGCAGCCAAAAGCGGCTTTACCGGAATAGCACTGCAACCCAATTCATATCCCGTTATCGACAATCAATCGCAGGTTCATTTTGTAAAACAAAAAGCTGCCAATGCCGCCACTGATTTGTATCCTATAGGCGCTTTAACCAAAGGAAGTGAAGGCAAAGACTTAGCAGAATTATTTGACATGAAAAATGCCGGAGCCGTTGCGTTTGGCGATTATACCAAAAGTTTGGCCAATGCCAATCTGCTGAAAATAGGTTTACAATATGTACAAGATTTTGATGGATTAGTACTTGCCTTTTGCCAAGATGAAAACATCAAAGGAAACGGAGTGGCCAATGAAGGTATAGTTTCCACAAGATTAGGACTAAAAGGCATTCCCAACTTAGCAGAAGAACTGATAGTAGCTCGAAACTTATTCCTTTTAGAATATACCGGTGGAAAAATGCACATTCCAACCATATCAACTGCAAAATCAGTAGCGTTGATTAAAGAAGCTAAAGCCAAAGGGTTGAAAGTGACTTGTAGTGTTGCCGTACATCATTTGGTCCTGACCGATGAAAAACTGGAAGGTTTTGACACCCGATATAAAGTAACACCACCCTTGCGCAATGAAGAAGACCGCAAGGCATTAGTCGCAGGAGTCTTAGACAACACTATTGACTGTATTACAAGCGACCATAACCCAATGGATATCGAACATAAAAAGATGGAATTTGATTTGGCCAAAAATGGCACCATCGGATTGGAAAGTACTTTTAGTGCTTTGCTAACAGTACTACCATTGGATAAAGTAATAGAAAAATTGACTTTCGGTAAATCAATTTTAACTATTGAAAATGAAAATATTAAAGAAAAAAACAAAGCTTCTTTAAGTTTGTTTCAAATAGACAGCAACTGGACCTTCAGCAAGGATAACATTTTATCCAAATCGAAGAACTCTGCTTTCCTTGGGCACCAAATGAAAGGAAGAGCCATTGGCATTTACAACAACGGAAAATTAGTTTTAGCCTAA
- a CDS encoding DUF4870 domain-containing protein produces MENIDKSKNTAIIAYLTIIGSVIAIFMNQEENKSEFASFHIRQALGLFISFFLLGYFVGYANSWTATSAFYLFYFILWIFGFTGALQGQKRELPLVGGFFQNTFKNL; encoded by the coding sequence ATGGAAAATATAGACAAATCAAAAAACACCGCTATCATTGCCTACTTAACCATCATAGGAAGTGTGATTGCCATTTTCATGAATCAGGAAGAAAACAAAAGCGAATTTGCTTCGTTTCACATTCGACAAGCCTTAGGATTGTTTATCTCTTTCTTTTTATTGGGTTACTTTGTTGGATATGCCAACAGTTGGACCGCTACTTCTGCATTCTATTTGTTTTATTTCATTCTTTGGATTTTTGGATTTACCGGTGCTTTGCAAGGACAGAAAAGAGAATTGCCTTTAGTGGGTGGTTTTTTCCAAAATACCTTTAAAAATTTATAA